The Methanolobus sp. WCC4 genome includes the window TATTCGTTTACGGAACCCTGAAAAAAGATTCAACGAATCATTATTTGTTAAATGGTTCAGAATTCATCTGTTCCACAGGAACAAAGGAGTCATACACCATGCTTGACATGGGACAATTTCCCGGAGTTCTCAAAGACGAATTACCAGAAGGGCATTCGGCATCAATACAGGGAGAGGTCTATGATGTCAACGAGCAAACACTCGGGAAACTCGATACCTATGAGGGAGACTGGTACTTCCGTGAAGAAGTGGAACTTGAAGCAGGGGTCACAGCACTGATGTATTTCCTCAGGAAGATACCACCGCTTGACTACAGGATAGTTCCTGAAGGGAACTGGACAGGTAGATAGCACCGGAACATCAGAACAGGAAAACAGAGGAAGTGGAGATATAGATGCCAGACAATGATAACAGCATTCCAATGTTCAAAGGAACCATAAGCTATGAGGCATTCGGGAACCTTTATCTCAACATAACC containing:
- a CDS encoding gamma-glutamylcyclotransferase family protein, producing MYIFVYGTLKKDSTNHYLLNGSEFICSTGTKESYTMLDMGQFPGVLKDELPEGHSASIQGEVYDVNEQTLGKLDTYEGDWYFREEVELEAGVTALMYFLRKIPPLDYRIVPEGNWTGR